The DNA sequence CTAATCTTAAAATTGACGATAAATACGTCGCATTCAACAATCAGAAGGCCATATGTCTGGGTAAGTGTTGAAATTGCTAGTTTGTAGCGAGGATGGAGGCAGCAAATGGAGTTCGTGGCGGTGGTGTGTTGTTTCCGTCGAACGGTAGTAATGGTTCCAGCTCTTCAATGCGAACCAGGAGAAAAACCCATGAGAAATCATGTAACTGTATGTGGGTTGAAGGCTGTGATAAAAAAATCTGGGACAGCAGAGAATCCAGATAGACTATTCCATGCATGTCCAAGGTACCGGGTGAGTGTTGTGGAAGAAGTTAAAGGTTTTCcatcttgttttgtgttgttggatttttttcaattttttattttctgattttTGAATTTGCAGAACGACAGTCACTGCAATTACTTTAAGTGGGTCGACAATGATGACTATGAAGGGGTGGCCGAAAGTGGAACAAAGAAAGATTATGGGGCTGAGTTGCAAGTTGAAAGTGACTATGATGAATGGAGGTTGAAGGTGGCATGGAGATTGGACAGCTTGGAAGCTGAAGTTAAAGCATTGAAACtgctaataatttttttgtttgtggTAGTTGTCATTAATGTGATCCTTTGTTGTTTGTTATGTAGTTCCAAGTAAACCAAATTCTATTGATATGTTATGGTGTAATGAAATGAAT is a window from the Arachis stenosperma cultivar V10309 chromosome 3, arast.V10309.gnm1.PFL2, whole genome shotgun sequence genome containing:
- the LOC130969111 gene encoding uncharacterized protein LOC130969111, encoding MVPALQCEPGEKPMRNHVTVCGLKAVIKKSGTAENPDRLFHACPRYRNDSHCNYFKWVDNDDYEGVAESGTKKDYGAELQVESDYDEWRLKVAWRLDSLEAEVKALKLLIIFLFVVVVINVILCCLLCSSK